CAATCTATGTACCAGGAACCGGAAGCACCTCAGACGTGGCACGCCATGTGCAGGACCTGTGACGGACATTTGCCGGCCGGAATACCATTGCAAGCGATGGGCCCGTCCATGTCGCACGATACACATCCTCTTTGAGAGATAGGGACACATGAAGACATGGCTCTCGTACGTTAAACAGGGATTCTCAAGGAAGATACCTGTTGACCAGATATCCGCCCAAGGGGAACTACCTACCGACCTCCGGAAGAATCTCAAGCACATCTATCCTTTTGTCCTTCAACACTGGCGCAAAGGCATCATCGGTGCGGCGCTGATCCTTATCGGTACGCTCCTGAGCTTCCCGCAGCCTCTCATCTCACGATACTTCGTGGATACTGTCCTGACGGGGCGGCAACTGAAGCTCCTGCCCGGCGTAATTCTGCTGATGATTACGATTTCCGGATGCTCAAAACTCTGCGGTCTGTTGCAGCAATTCTACGTTGCTCGTTTCGAGCAGAGCGTGACCATGGACATTCAGGAGAGCTTACTCGGTCACGTGTTGCGTCTCCCGAAAGCGTTCTTCGATACCAAAGAAACGGGGTATCTCATGTCCAGGTTGTCGTCTGACGTGGGAGGCCTGCAGTGGTTCTTCTCGAGCACCATTGTCTACATCATCACAAATATTCTGAGATTTATCGGCGGTCTCTGCTTCCTCGTCTGGCTTGAATGGAGGCTCGCCCTCGCAGCCATACTCGTCCTTCCGGGTCTCGTTCTCATGATCCGTTATTTCTCGGGCAGACTGCGGGTCATGAGCCATTGGATGATGGAACAGCAGGCCAATGTGTACAGCCGGTTTCAGGAGTGCCTGTCGTCGGCGTCGCTCATCAAGGCTTTCTCGACAGAGGAGCGGGCAGTTTCGACGGTGATTTCAGGCGTGCGCAGGATCTTCAACCTTTCGCTCGAACAGTCTACGGTGAACTCGATCGGCGGGCTTGCTATAGGTTCCATGCCGAGTGTAGTGAACCTCTCGGTGCTCGCGATCGGAGCTTATTGGGTCATAACGGGCCACTGGACGCTCGGTTCCCTCTTCGCCTTTCAAAGCTATCTCGGATACGTGTTTGGACCGGCGCAGTTCCTGGCGTCAGCCAACATGGGGCTCCAGGGCGCCAGAGCCTCTCTGGAACGTGTCTCCGCGCTCTTTGAGCTGGTCCCGGAGGAGAACGCCGGCACGGGTCGATACATAGATCAGCTGCAAGGCAATGTCGAATTCAGAGATGTCTCCTTCTCGTACGATGAGCAGAATCCCGTTCTTCAAAACATCTCGTTTAGCGTCGCACCAGGGGAACGCATCGCCGTTGTTGGTCCCAGCGGTGTAGGCAAGACAACGCTTATCAGCCTGCTTCTCCGCTTTTACCGTCCGACCTCAGGAGAAGTCTATTTTGATGGGATTCCCGCAGATAATATTGAAGTTAGTGCGCTGCGTCGCCGTATTGGCTACGTTTCACAGAGCACGCTGCTTCTGACGGGAACTGTCATTGATAACCTGAAGTACGGTAATCCTGAAGCGAAGGACGAGGAAGTATTCCAGGCTGCCGAAGCCGCCAACATTCACGAGTTCATCCTTGGTCTCTCCTCCGGTTACGAGACGGAGATCGGTCAGAACGGCGTCAGCCTTTCAGAAGGGCAGCGCCAGCGACTCTCCATCGCGAGAGCGCTAGTCAAGCGTCCGGACTTGCTGGTTCTCGATGAGCCCAGTTCCGCGCTCGACAATCTCACGGAGAAATCGATATTCCACTCGCTCCCTTTGCTCGTGCGCAACAAGACGCTCTTCGTTGTGGCACACCGGCTCTCCACCATCCAGGACTCAGACCGGATTCTTCTCTTGAACGGATGCCGTTTAGCAGCCGTAGGTACTCATCAGGAGCTGTTCCAGAACAACGAGTATTATCGTTCTCTGGTCGCATGCCAGCAGGTCGTTGCCGACGATAAAGCATCGGCACTGAGGATATTCCAGGTAAAGTAAACAAGCAGGAGACGATGGGCAGGTTGCGGTAATGGCAGGACGGATGCCGGCACACGCGGGCATCCGTCCTGCTGAATTTATTCTATTACCGTCAATGACGGCAGCTTTGTGGGTTGCACTCCAGGTCTTCCATCACATCCTGAATCTGATCTTGTATCTCAGCGGCAAGTTGCGCAACACAGGCTTTCTTGGACTTCAGGCGTTTGCTGACACGGTCGTAGGCATTGTCAAGCTTGTTACAGGCCTTTTTGATCTTCCCCTTCTCTACCGCATGAGCTGCCATGGTGAGCAGCTGTTCCAGCCCTTTCATGTGAACCTTGCCGCAGTCTCCTCCCGCGAGAGCTTCATCGATGGTGTCGATGATGCCATCGATCTTGTCTTCAGGAGAGGCAGACATGGGAGGTGGAGGCGGAGTGGCGATAAAGCCTTTCATTATTGCAAAAAAGCCAATCTCCAACATGTTGTACTTGGGATCGTGTATATCCAGACAGAGCCTAATGTCTCCGTAGGGGCCGATCACTGCCTCTGTTCTGCCTGCGCCGCAGCGAAACAATCGATGGTGCGGTATCTGATAGACTCTTTGTATTGCTGTTCCCGATTTTCGGTTTTTCTTCTTTGAGTCATCCGATGTCTCGACCTGCCGCTCCGTATCTTCTTGCGTAGCCTCAATTGTATGGCGAATCTCTTCGGGAGTGAGGGCAAATTCTAGAGCGTCTTTTCGGCCATCCCAGTCAGGGCTTACTTCATAACCCAGGCGGAAATGCGCTCCGAATTTCTCTACCGCGAAGTGCCTCATCTTTACCAGCTCGCTCTTGTTTATGGTCATTGCGGTGGTTTTCAAATATACGTCAATCCCTCTTCCCCGCAGAAGCTCTATGGCATTCATAACCTTCTTGTATGTCCCCGCTTTTTGAGTAAACCAATCGAACGTATCTCGATTCACCGTATGAAAGGAGATGTCTATTTTATTTAGGCCGAGTCTTTCCAGCCTATCGGCTTTGTCAGGCGTTATCAACGTCCCGTTGGTGAGAATTACAATGTTCAACCCCTTCTTCTTTGCGTGTGCCAATATTTCAAAAATGTCCTCACGCAAGAACGGCTCGCCCCCTGTGAAACCCATGTTCAAGCATCCCGCTTGCGTCAACTGGTCCAGGATATTGAAGACCTGCCCGGTATCCAGTTCTTTGCGTCCCCTGTAACAGGTCTGGGGCGCCACATAGCAGTGGCGGCACTTGAGATTGCACCTATACGTAAGCTCAACCATCGCCTTGATCGGGAAGAACTTCCGCCCCGCTTTTTTAAATAACCGCGATTGCAGATTATGATAGTCGAGCGTTTGAATCATGCGAGCTAAAGAGTTCTCCTTTAGTTTCTTCCTGCCGATGTGCTAATTCGCAGAAGAATTCTATCGGCTGTTCCATATCGCCGTTTTCGGCGAGTGCCCTTCCGGGACATTGCCGGCAGAGGTACTGGATATCACAGTGCCGGCACCTGGTAGCAGCCTTTGTCGTCAGGCCCAGAAAATAGCCCTGGAGCCGTGCGAAGCTTTGCAGAAAATCATCGCTTTCCACATCAGCACATGGCTCCTTCACAAAGAGACACAGGCGCATCTTCCCATAAGGATCAACGTGAAAAGAGGAAAGGCCGCACGGAAAGAGATAGCCTTCTCTTAAGGGTGCATCGACATTATGGCGTGAAAACTGCTCGCGGCAGCAAGCAAGCATATCCTCATCGGAATTCTGGATATACACTATCTCATCGGGAGTAAGCCTTTGTTTGCAGGGCTCTTTGGATCCGTCAATACCTGCGCAGAGCGCCAGATCGCAGCGGAAGCGCTTCTTCCCCAGCACCCTCTCGGCAAATTGCTTTATCATCACTATCTCATGGCCATTGCTCTTCATGCCGTTAGCTTTGAGTGTTAGAGGTATGTTTCTCTCCGCGAGCAACTTTATTGCTTTCATCACCTTCGCAAAGCTTCCTTCTACCTGCGTCACGTCCTCATAGACTCTTTCTGTGATCCCGTTGAGTGTGATGTCAATGCAGTGAGGCGGAAGATTCGCAAGATACTCGGCTATTTTTTCGTTGATCAGCGTGCCGTTCGTCAGAATCGTAATCAGGAAGCCTTTCTTGCGGGCATAGGTGTAGATATCCAGGGAATCTTCCCTCAGGAACACTTCGCCTCCGCTTAAAGAAAGCCAGAGACAACCTGCTTTGTGGATCTTGTTTATAATGGAGATTACATCGTCGAAGGTTAGCTCCTCTTTATCTCTTTCTTTCGGGATGAAGCAGTGCACGCACCTGAGGTTGCAGCGATAGGTCAGGTCTATCTGTCCGCTGACAGGCCGTCGTTCAAGAAGCATCTTTCGCTGCAGCCGGTCCGCGTAAGCATCTCTTTTCTGTATGTTCATCAAAGAGACGTGCAACCCTATTCCCTCCCTGTACCACGTGGACATCGTTTGTTGAGAGTCGCTCTTTTTTGATGCGCCACCGGCGCCACACTGCGCACTACGTGAAGGATCCGAGATGCAACATGAACTGCAGGGGTTAACAGCGCCCTTCGAGAACACCAGGCAATAAGCCACTTCTCCGTACCTATGCCACCACGAATTTTCTTACCGTCTCGTCGCACTTTTGAGACAATGCCTAGGATGTCGGCTGCTGTCACCGGGTTATCCCCGCCGCCTATTGTGCCGTCTCCCTTCATGCCGTAAGAATCTCCATCGATGTGTATGATCCTGTGTACCAGCAATCTTTCCGATCCCTTTCCAATAAACGCCACTACATCACCAACGCCCGGCAAACCATTTCTTACTGGAGAGACTGTGATCT
This genomic stretch from Syntrophorhabdales bacterium harbors:
- a CDS encoding ABC transporter ATP-binding protein → MKTWLSYVKQGFSRKIPVDQISAQGELPTDLRKNLKHIYPFVLQHWRKGIIGAALILIGTLLSFPQPLISRYFVDTVLTGRQLKLLPGVILLMITISGCSKLCGLLQQFYVARFEQSVTMDIQESLLGHVLRLPKAFFDTKETGYLMSRLSSDVGGLQWFFSSTIVYIITNILRFIGGLCFLVWLEWRLALAAILVLPGLVLMIRYFSGRLRVMSHWMMEQQANVYSRFQECLSSASLIKAFSTEERAVSTVISGVRRIFNLSLEQSTVNSIGGLAIGSMPSVVNLSVLAIGAYWVITGHWTLGSLFAFQSYLGYVFGPAQFLASANMGLQGARASLERVSALFELVPEENAGTGRYIDQLQGNVEFRDVSFSYDEQNPVLQNISFSVAPGERIAVVGPSGVGKTTLISLLLRFYRPTSGEVYFDGIPADNIEVSALRRRIGYVSQSTLLLTGTVIDNLKYGNPEAKDEEVFQAAEAANIHEFILGLSSGYETEIGQNGVSLSEGQRQRLSIARALVKRPDLLVLDEPSSALDNLTEKSIFHSLPLLVRNKTLFVVAHRLSTIQDSDRILLLNGCRLAAVGTHQELFQNNEYYRSLVACQQVVADDKASALRIFQVK
- a CDS encoding S26 family signal peptidase, translating into MHPFIKDGDEITVSPVRNGLPGVGDVVAFIGKGSERLLVHRIIHIDGDSYGMKGDGTIGGGDNPVTAADILGIVSKVRRDGKKIRGGIGTEKWLIAWCSRRALLTPAVHVASRILHVVRSVAPVAHQKRATLNKRCPRGTGRE
- a CDS encoding radical SAM protein yields the protein MIQTLDYHNLQSRLFKKAGRKFFPIKAMVELTYRCNLKCRHCYVAPQTCYRGRKELDTGQVFNILDQLTQAGCLNMGFTGGEPFLREDIFEILAHAKKKGLNIVILTNGTLITPDKADRLERLGLNKIDISFHTVNRDTFDWFTQKAGTYKKVMNAIELLRGRGIDVYLKTTAMTINKSELVKMRHFAVEKFGAHFRLGYEVSPDWDGRKDALEFALTPEEIRHTIEATQEDTERQVETSDDSKKKNRKSGTAIQRVYQIPHHRLFRCGAGRTEAVIGPYGDIRLCLDIHDPKYNMLEIGFFAIMKGFIATPPPPPMSASPEDKIDGIIDTIDEALAGGDCGKVHMKGLEQLLTMAAHAVEKGKIKKACNKLDNAYDRVSKRLKSKKACVAQLAAEIQDQIQDVMEDLECNPQSCRH
- a CDS encoding radical SAM protein; protein product: MNIQKRDAYADRLQRKMLLERRPVSGQIDLTYRCNLRCVHCFIPKERDKEELTFDDVISIINKIHKAGCLWLSLSGGEVFLREDSLDIYTYARKKGFLITILTNGTLINEKIAEYLANLPPHCIDITLNGITERVYEDVTQVEGSFAKVMKAIKLLAERNIPLTLKANGMKSNGHEIVMIKQFAERVLGKKRFRCDLALCAGIDGSKEPCKQRLTPDEIVYIQNSDEDMLACCREQFSRHNVDAPLREGYLFPCGLSSFHVDPYGKMRLCLFVKEPCADVESDDFLQSFARLQGYFLGLTTKAATRCRHCDIQYLCRQCPGRALAENGDMEQPIEFFCELAHRQEETKGELFSSHDSNARLS